A DNA window from Silvimonas iriomotensis contains the following coding sequences:
- a CDS encoding TIGR02117 family protein — MKQHTAPTHEIPATNWLLHRLLRGVMLAGLLLIGPIVLYLLLALVLGMLSSHRAYQRQEGDILIYLETNGVHTDLVLPARSHQIDWTRWFAPTHTRSGRPPVASSAISIGWGDRQFYLGTPNWSDLTATTALYALSGLDSTLLHVSWGAMPAHASPQRVALRLSPQNYQRLAAFITQSIRRDAQGQAIWLSGQSYGDTDSFYEATGHYSVIVTCNEWVRKALDAAGVRVPWWSPFDKALFWQLQR, encoded by the coding sequence ATGAAGCAGCATACCGCTCCCACTCATGAAATACCCGCCACCAACTGGCTGCTGCACCGTTTGTTGCGCGGCGTGATGCTGGCCGGTTTGCTCTTGATCGGCCCTATTGTGCTCTATCTGTTGCTGGCACTGGTGCTGGGTATGCTGTCGTCGCACCGCGCTTATCAGCGCCAGGAAGGCGATATCTTGATCTACCTGGAAACCAACGGCGTACACACTGATCTGGTACTGCCGGCGCGTTCTCACCAGATCGACTGGACCCGCTGGTTCGCGCCCACACATACCCGCAGCGGGCGACCCCCGGTCGCAAGCAGCGCCATCAGCATTGGCTGGGGCGATCGCCAGTTTTATCTGGGTACCCCGAACTGGTCTGACCTGACCGCCACAACCGCGTTATATGCGCTCAGCGGGCTGGATAGCACACTGCTGCATGTGTCGTGGGGCGCCATGCCCGCCCACGCCAGCCCGCAACGCGTTGCCCTGCGCCTGAGCCCGCAAAACTATCAGCGCCTTGCGGCGTTTATCACGCAAAGCATCCGGCGTGATGCCCAAGGCCAGGCCATCTGGTTATCCGGCCAGAGTTATGGCGATACCGATTCATTTTATGAAGCCACAGGGCATTATTCGGTCATCGTGACCTGTAACGAGTGGGTACGCAAAGCGCTGGATGCGGCGGGTGTCCGGGTGCCGTGGTGGTCGCCTTTTGACAAAGCGCTGTTCTGGCAACTGCAACGCTGA